GAGCTGACCCGGCGCCCGCCCCTGGTGTTCGCCGGCGAGGTCAAGCGCCTGAAGCGCCAGCTGGCCAATGTGGCCTCGGGTCAGTCCTTCCTGCTTCAGGGCGGCGATTGCGCCGAGAGCTTCAAGGAATTTTCCGCCGAGACGGTGCGCGACACCTTCCGCGTGCTGTTGCAGATGGCGGTGGTGATGACCTTCGCCAGCGCCAAGCCGGTGGTGAAGGTGGGGCGCATCGCCGGCCAGTTCGCCAAGCCGCGCTCGGCCGATACTGAAGTGATCGACGGGGTGGAGCTGCCCAGCTATCGCGGCGATTCCATCAATGACATGGCGTTCACGCCAGAAGGCCGGGTGCCGGACCCCGAGCGCCTCCTGCGCGCCTATGACCAGTCGGCGGCGACGCTGAACCTGCTGCGCGCGCTGGCGTCGGGCGGCTATGCTGACCTGCACAATGTGCACCAGTGGACGCTGGATTTCCTGGACGGCAGCCCGGCGGGCGAGCGCTATGCCGCCTATGCCCAGCGCATCACCGAGGCGCTGGCCTTCATGCGCGCCTGCGGCGTGACGCCGGATGCCGCGCCGTCTCTGGAGGGCGTGGATTTCTTCACCAGCCACGAAGGCCTGCATCTGCCGTTTGAAGAGGCGCTGACCCGGATGGAGCACACCACCGGGCGCTGGTACGCCACTTCGGCCCACATGATGTGGATCGGCGACCGCACCCGCCAGCCCGACGGCGCCCATGTGGAATACATGCGCGGGATCGAGAACCCGGTGGGCCTCAAATGCGGCCCCAGCCTGGACCCGGACGAGCTGATCCGCCTGATCGATATCCTCAATCCGCGCGATGAGGCCGGGCGGCTGGTGCTCTATGTGCGCATGGGATCGGACAAGGTAGGCGAGGGCCTGCCGCCGCTGGTGCGCAAGGTGCGCGCCGAAGGGCGCAATGTGGTCTGGGCCTGCGATCCCATGCACGGCAACACGATCAAGGCCGCCAATGGTTACAAGACGCGCCCCTTCGAGCGGGTGCTGGGCGAGCTCAGAAGCTTCATCGAGATCGTCCACGCCGAGGGCGCCGAGCCGGGCGGGGTGCATTTTGAAATGACCGGCCAGGACGTGACCGAATGCGTCGGCGGGGCTGGGCATCTGTCAGAAGCGGACCTGTCGAGCCGCTACCACACCCATTGCGATCCGCGCCTCAATGCCGACCAGGCGCTGGAAATGGCCTTCCAGATCGCCGAGGCGCTCAAACCCGCCCAGAAGCTCAGCCGCGCGGCGGAGTAGGTCGGTTTCGGCTTTCCTGTTCGCCTTTCAATATTTATGATTGCGTTTAGTCATGCTGTTGAGGGGAATTTCCATGCTGAAACGGGTGAGAATCGCTTTCGCGGGCGTCCTGATGCTGGCGCCCGGCGCGCTCTCGCACACTTCGTCCGCGCAGGAGCCGGCCTCCCATCTCCAACAGGCGCGCGAGGTGGTCGAACTGATGGGCGCCGAACAGCTCTACAGCGACATGATCACGGTGACGATCCCCTTGCTTGAGCCCAGCTTCCGGCAAAGCTGGCCAGGCGCCAGCGATAAGACAATCCAGCAGGCGATGGATTTGCTGGGGTCTGCATTGATCGCGTCGGCGCCCGAGTTCATCGACGAAACGGCAGCGCTTTACATGCGCAGCTTCACCCAGGCCGAGCTGGAGGCGCTGGCCGATTTCCTTCGCTCCCCTGCCGGCGCCCGCTTCATCGCGCTACAGTCGCAGATCATGCAGGAAGGTCAGGCGATCGGGGCGCGTATCGGCGACCGCATCTCGATTGAGCTGCTGCCGCAACTGCAGGCGATCATTGAGAGCGATTGAGCCGCCTTCTCACGTTGGAGTGCGTGTCCAAGCCGGCGCCGCATAGCCCAAACAAAAAACGCCGCCGGATCGCTCCGGCGGCGTTTTCATGTCAGGGCGTGTCCTTGGCGCGCCGCCTGCGACGGCGTTGGAGGCTGAGTCCGGTCAGGGCCAGCACCATGATGGCGGCTGCGGTGAACATCATGAGGGAGTCGCGCAGATTGCGCCCGAGCGGGTTGGCAAAATGCCATTTGTGCAGGTGGTCGAAGCTCCATCGCTCCACCTGCCCCACCAGACCGACAGGCTGGCCCGCGATCAGGGCGTCCACCGGATCAACAAAGACCGGGCCATGCTCCAGCTCCACACGCCAGACCGGCAGGCGCTTGTTGGCAAAGCCGTAATCAGCGTCGAACCGGGCCTGAAGCCTGGTCTCGGCCAGGGGGCCGGCGCCGGCCAGCGCCCGGGCGCGACCGGCGTCATCGGTCTCCAGCGCCTCGCCTTCCGCGCTCCAGTAGCGCGCGTCCATGCCGCTGGCCCCGCGCCAGACCGGTCCGTGTTCGTCCGCGCTGGCGGCCAGGTGGGTGAAGCGGCCCACAGGAATCGCGCCCAGCCTCTCGGTGCTGAACACGATGGCCTGAGGGGCCGGGCCTGTGAACAGGGATGATCCGGTCCAGGCGTGCAACAGGCCCGAAGCCGGGAAGGCAAGGGCAGGCAGGGCAAGCGCGGCGCCTGCCCAGCGGTGCCAGCGGCGCATCTTGCGCCCCCGGGCGGCTGACAGCATGGACAGGCCCGCAATCACCGTCGCCATGAAGGCCAGGGTCAGGATGCTCAGCACGACCAGTCGCACTGGCTCGACAGCCTTGAGTGGCGCGAGGGTGTGCAGCGTCTGGAATGCGCGCAGCATCCAGCGCCGCGGCGTGTTGGACACAGCCGCCAACCGGTCCGACCCGGTATCGACGTAGATGGTCAGCCGGTCGGAGGTATCAAACACCACTTCGGTCACAGGCAGGAGCCGGTTCACGGGCGGATAGTCCATCGAGAAGCGGGTGATCTGGCTCACCGAGAACACCGGCGTCTCCGGCAGGCTGGCGTAATGGCGCGCCAGCGCGATGGCGTGCGCCTCCATCGCCGCATGGGCGTCCTGCCTTGATCGGGTCTCCAGAGCCATGCGCGCCCCGCCCTCGCCGGGCAACACATTCCAGTAAGCGCCCAGGGGTGAGGGCGCCAGACGCAGCTGGTGGACCTCCCCCTCTGGCGCCGGGACGGCGGCAGGGGCGAGCGCCCCTGCCGTTTCCACGATCAGCGCCGGTGGCGCCTGAAGAGCGGGGCGTGGCGCTGTCCAGCTCATCACGGGGTGCAGAATGCCCGATGCGCCCCAGATCACCGCCACCGCAGCGGCGAGCACCGGACCGGTCCGGTGCCAGGCGCGCAGCCGGGCGATCATTGACCACCCCCGAAGGCCAGTGTGATCCCGGCATAGAGTGCTCGTGTCTCTCCCGGGGTGAAGCGCGCGGGCGCCGCCGTGGCGGCATTCGCCACGGTTGAAATCGCCGCGACGTAGCGCCGGTCGGTCAGATTGCGCCCTTCCAGATAGAGCCCGACCCGGTCATTGATGTCATAACGCGCTGACAGTCCGATCAGGGTTTGGCCCGGCAGGCGCTCGGAATTGGCGTAATCTGTGAAGCCGTCCCCGCTTTGCCACGTCACGCTGGGCGCGATTTCGACCGGTCCCACATCATAGCGCAGCTCCGCCACCATCCGATGGCGGCCAAGCCCGGGCAGGCGGTTGTCGCCATAAATCGGGTCGCCCTCAAATCGGAAATCACCCCATGTATAAGCCAAGCGCGTGCGCCACACGCCCAGATCGCCTTCATGGAGCAACGCTTCGGCGCCCAGCTCGAAGCCATGACGCAGCGTGTCGTCGGCATTGAAAATCGCGGCGGGAATGTCCGGCGTCACCGTGAAGGCGGTGAACTCATGCTCCATCTCGATGCGGTAGAGCGCCGCTTCAAACCGGTAGCGGGCATAGAATCCGCGCAAGCCAATCTCATAGCTCACCCCCTCCATGGCGCGTATCGGCGTGAAGCCGGCTACGCCGCCTTGCGTCACGTCAGAGAAGGTGGGCGGTTCGAAAATCTGACTGATATTTGCAAAGCCTGTGAGCGCGTCGCTCACGCGGTAAAGCGCTCCGAAACGGGCCGACAGGTTGGAGAATCTGGCATCACCGCCTGCTGATGGCATGCGGAAATTGTCCACCTCGCGCCGGGTGGAGGTGTTGATCAGGCCCGCCAGCACATCAAGCCGGTCAGTCACGCCAACGCGCACATCCACGAAGGCCTTGGCGCCTTCGGCAGTTTGCAAGCTGTCGCCAATCTGGAAGCCGGGACTGCCCCCTGCATTGACGAATACCCGCGCATCGGTTTCGCTGCGGCGCAGATCGCCGCCAAGGGTCAATGTCACCGGGCGGCCCGAGACTTGGCCCTCGTGGCTCCACCTGGCAAAGAGGCGGTCATCGCTCAGGTCCTGAGCGATGATGACCGGCACCGGATGCCAGAGCGACCGGCGTGTGACGCTGACGCCCGCAGACGCCGTGCCCGCGCCCGTATTCACATGGGTGACCATCCACCCCCGCCAGCCGTTGATATCACGACCGAACCGCCGAGCCACCGCATCGGCATTGCCTTGGCGCGGATCCTGGCGAAGCTGGTTCAGGGTCAGGTTCCCCGGAATGTCCTGGTTGATGTCGCTGGCCAGAATGCCGAAGCGGGTCTCCACGGCATCATTCCAGCGCCAGCCTAGATCGGTATAGAGACGGCCATTGGACTGGGCGCCATTGGGGCGGAAGCCGTCCTGACGCTGCCAGGTGGCCGCCAGGGCGTAGTCAAGCGCACCGCTTCTCCTGCCCGTACGGGCGTGAGCACGAGAGGTTCCGAACGAGCCGCCTTCGAGGCGAAGGGCGGAACGGCCGTCCAGTGATGCGGCGCTGAGCCCGGCGATCTCTATGGACCCGCCCAGCATGGACGAGCCGCTCCGGAACCCGTTGGCGCCCCGGTTCACAGCCATGTGGGACATGAAGAGAGGGTCGATCTCCTGATAATCACCAAAGCCGTCGGCGTTGTTCATGGGCACGCCGTTGAAGATCAGCTCCACCCCGCGCAAATGCGTGTTGTTGGCCAGGCCTGAACCGCGGACGGATAGGCGACCGTCCTCGCCAAAGCGCGGCTGCGCGATGACGCCGGCGGTGAAGGCGAGAGTGTCGGCAAAGCCTATGGCGTAGCGCGTCTCAAAGCTTTCGGCGTCGACCACGGCGATATTGCCCGGCTGACGGGCCGCCTGGGCGGCTGCGGCTTCGGCCGGCGCGTTCACCCGGTATCCGGTGATGACCACACGGTCGGTGACGGACGCTTCGCCGGTGTCCGATCCGGCGAAGGCGGCGGCGTTAACGCCGGACACAAAGGCAGCGCCTGCAGCGCCGCATACAAGCAGAGTTTTCATGGGGGCATCCCGCAAACAGGTGTGAAACAGGGGCCGTCGCCCCGTTGCGCACACCGGCTCGGGGATCAGGCGAAGGCTCTGGGGTGTTTCAAACCGGCGGGCGGGCCGCGCGGGCCGGGCGGACCGGACGCCGGCCCGATAAGAACGGTTTTCGCCACGGCGCTGACGCGCGCCACAGTGCGGTCTACCAGCTCAGGCGCGGGCTGGACGTCGCTTAGAATGGCGGCGGAGGTGGAGCAGAAGCTGCACGGCGCTTCGCCGGCCATGGACGATGGATCACCCGATTCAATGATCTCGCCGTGCGCGTCCACCTGGATATTGACCGGACCCTGACCGGTGCAGATCACCAGAGTAAAGCCGTCTGCGCTGGCCTGGGGCATCCAGCCCGATGGCCACAGCCCGCCTGTCAGCGCGCCCACGAGGGCAAGCATGGTGAGGATTCTGCGAAGGGGCGCGAGCCAGATCATAAACCTGCTTAGTCTGGATCAGCGGGTCTGTGCAAGGCATTCGGGACGGGCCGGGGCTGCGCTGATCGCCGCATACAAAAACGCCGCCGGAACGTTCCGGCGGCGTTTTCATGTCTGGTTGGCGGGGCCGGTGCGCAAGCGCGTCCGGCCCTGAGCCGTCCTAGAGGTCCTTCAGGGCCGAAGCCGGACGGAAGGCCAGCGAGGTCTTGGCTTTCGCCTTGATTTTCTCGCCCGTACGCGGGTTGCGCACTTCGCGCGCTTCGCGGTGCTTGGCGTGGAAGGTTCCAAAGCCGGCCAGCTGGACCGTGTCTTTGCCCTTGGCGGCGCCGACCACGGCGTCGATGAAGGCGTCGATGGCGTCACCGGCCTGAGCGCGGGTGATACCGGCCTTGTCGGAGACAGCTTTGGCGAGTTCGGACTTGTTCATTGAGGGATCCCCCCTTTGGTTTTGGGTTCGCCAGAGCGGGGATCGCTTGGCGCACCAGTGCTGAACGCGAGGCATCAAGCGCGATTCTGACCGGTCTTTGCAAGGCAATACGGGCGATTTTGCTGATATAATTGGCCCGCACGTGCAGCAATTCATCCGTATGGTAAACAAAACCTCGACTTACGGCCCGCTCCTTGCCTGTAGGGAAACATGAAGCACACACATGTCTCATGGCTGAACAGGCTCGGCGCGGCGGGATTCGCGGTGGCGGCGGCGTGCCTGGCCTATGCCGGCTTCGTCCACATGTTCGAAAATCCGCTGCTGGCGGCCCTGGTGGCGGCGTGCGTGGGCGGGTTCGCGCTCGGGCGCCTGATGCGCCACGGTCCGCTTCAGCGCGGATAGAGGATCATCTGGGTGCAGCGGAACAGGGCGATGGTCCGGCCATCCTCTTCACGCCACGCGCGCGCATCCCAGACTTGGGTCGTGCGCCCGCCATGCACCATCTCCGCCTCGCCCAGCACCACGCCGTCGCGCGCCGTGCCCAGGAAGTTGGATTTCAGCTCCACTGAAGTGAAGCCGCTGGCGCCGTCCGGCAGGCTGGCCATCACGCCATAACCCGCCAGCGTGTCGGTGAGCGCGATGACGCTGGCCGCATGCAGAAAGCCATTGGGCGCCAGCATGGCCTCGCGCACGGGCAGGCGCCCGGCGGCGCGCCCCGCCCCGGCAGCGGTCACCTCAATCCCGATCAGCTCAGGCAGCTTGCCTGCGCCAATGCGATTGAGGTCGTCCGCTGAAACCCCGCCGCCGCTCATGACGCAGGCCTGATCAAAGCTTGACCAGCATCTTGCCGGTATTGGCGCCGGTAAAGAGCCCCATGAAGGCCTCGGGCGCGCGCTCAATGCCGTGATAGACCGTGTCGCGCATCGTCACCTGGCCCGCCATCATCCATTTGGACAGATCGGCGATGAATTCGCGCTGCAGGTCGAAATGGTCGGTGACGATGAAGCCGCGAATGGTCAGCTTCTTGCCCACGATCTGGGTGAGGTTGGACGGGCCGGGCATGGGCGTATCGTCATTATAGCGCGCGATCATCCCGCACGCCGCGATGCGTCCGAACGGTTTGATCACGTCCAGCGCGGCCTGAAGATGGTCGCCGCCGACATTTTCGAAGTAGGCGT
The window above is part of the Hyphomonadaceae bacterium ML37 genome. Proteins encoded here:
- a CDS encoding 3-deoxy-7-phosphoheptulonate synthase class II is translated as MTAWSPDSWRAKPAKQLPGYPDAVALKRVEAELTRRPPLVFAGEVKRLKRQLANVASGQSFLLQGGDCAESFKEFSAETVRDTFRVLLQMAVVMTFASAKPVVKVGRIAGQFAKPRSADTEVIDGVELPSYRGDSINDMAFTPEGRVPDPERLLRAYDQSAATLNLLRALASGGYADLHNVHQWTLDFLDGSPAGERYAAYAQRITEALAFMRACGVTPDAAPSLEGVDFFTSHEGLHLPFEEALTRMEHTTGRWYATSAHMMWIGDRTRQPDGAHVEYMRGIENPVGLKCGPSLDPDELIRLIDILNPRDEAGRLVLYVRMGSDKVGEGLPPLVRKVRAEGRNVVWACDPMHGNTIKAANGYKTRPFERVLGELRSFIEIVHAEGAEPGGVHFEMTGQDVTECVGGAGHLSEADLSSRYHTHCDPRLNADQALEMAFQIAEALKPAQKLSRAAE
- a CDS encoding DUF2059 domain-containing protein — its product is MLKRVRIAFAGVLMLAPGALSHTSSAQEPASHLQQAREVVELMGAEQLYSDMITVTIPLLEPSFRQSWPGASDKTIQQAMDLLGSALIASAPEFIDETAALYMRSFTQAELEALADFLRSPAGARFIALQSQIMQEGQAIGARIGDRISIELLPQLQAIIESD
- a CDS encoding TonB-dependent receptor, with amino-acid sequence MKTLLVCGAAGAAFVSGVNAAAFAGSDTGEASVTDRVVITGYRVNAPAEAAAAQAARQPGNIAVVDAESFETRYAIGFADTLAFTAGVIAQPRFGEDGRLSVRGSGLANNTHLRGVELIFNGVPMNNADGFGDYQEIDPLFMSHMAVNRGANGFRSGSSMLGGSIEIAGLSAASLDGRSALRLEGGSFGTSRAHARTGRRSGALDYALAATWQRQDGFRPNGAQSNGRLYTDLGWRWNDAVETRFGILASDINQDIPGNLTLNQLRQDPRQGNADAVARRFGRDINGWRGWMVTHVNTGAGTASAGVSVTRRSLWHPVPVIIAQDLSDDRLFARWSHEGQVSGRPVTLTLGGDLRRSETDARVFVNAGGSPGFQIGDSLQTAEGAKAFVDVRVGVTDRLDVLAGLINTSTRREVDNFRMPSAGGDARFSNLSARFGALYRVSDALTGFANISQIFEPPTFSDVTQGGVAGFTPIRAMEGVSYEIGLRGFYARYRFEAALYRIEMEHEFTAFTVTPDIPAAIFNADDTLRHGFELGAEALLHEGDLGVWRTRLAYTWGDFRFEGDPIYGDNRLPGLGRHRMVAELRYDVGPVEIAPSVTWQSGDGFTDYANSERLPGQTLIGLSARYDINDRVGLYLEGRNLTDRRYVAAISTVANAATAAPARFTPGETRALYAGITLAFGGGQ
- a CDS encoding HU family DNA-binding protein, which gives rise to MNKSELAKAVSDKAGITRAQAGDAIDAFIDAVVGAAKGKDTVQLAGFGTFHAKHREAREVRNPRTGEKIKAKAKTSLAFRPASALKDL
- a CDS encoding PaaI family thioesterase — its product is MSGGGVSADDLNRIGAGKLPELIGIEVTAAGAGRAAGRLPVREAMLAPNGFLHAASVIALTDTLAGYGVMASLPDGASGFTSVELKSNFLGTARDGVVLGEAEMVHGGRTTQVWDARAWREEDGRTIALFRCTQMILYPR